A section of the Cottoperca gobio chromosome 17, fCotGob3.1, whole genome shotgun sequence genome encodes:
- the LOC115022291 gene encoding tripartite motif-containing protein 16-like: ERTERQRELEGSRLNIQQRIQDGEKDVKLLQQEVEAINRSADRAVEDSEKMFTELIQKRSSDVKQQVRSQQESEVSRVKEFQEKLEQEITELKRKDADLKQLTHTEDHTQFLQNYPAPIGPKGPIYLPAIDPFRLRHFDGVQKAISDFTNKLTDNFYWKNISHAVTEVDVLLSQEPKTRGEFLKYSCQIKLDPNTANSRLLLSKKNRKVTFAVAQGYPSHPDRFTTSVQVLSRESLTGRCYWEVEKGTGGVLVVVAYKDKNLVDKTFGNNDTSWALGVFKSRYEFKHNNITTSLSGPLSSRVGVYLDHTAGNLCFFSISETLTLLHRVRTTFTQPLYAGLLVNGPIGNTAEMF, from the coding sequence gaaaggactgagaggcagagagagctcgaggggagtcgactaaacatccagcagagaatccaggacggagagaaagatgtgaagctgcttcagcaggaggtggaggccatcaatcgctctgctgacagagcagtggaggacagtgagaagatgttcactGAGCTGATccagaaaagaagctctgatgtgaagcagcaggtCAGGtcgcagcaggaaagtgaagtgagtcgagtcaaagagtttcaggagaagctggagcaggagatcactgagctgaagaggaaagacgctgatctgaagcagctcacacacacagaggaccacacCCAGTTTCTACAAAATTACCCCGCACCTATAGGTCCCAAAGGACCGATATACCTTCCTGCAATCGACCCCTTTCGTCTGCGGCACTTTGATGGAGTGCAAAAGGCTATTTCAGATTTCACAAACAAACTTACGGACAATTTTTATTGGAAAAACATCTCACATGCAGtgactgaagtggatgttttacTGTCACAAGAGCCCAAGACCAGAGGTGAATTCTTAAAATATTCATGCCAAATTAAACTTgatccaaacacagcaaacTCGCGTCTGTTATTATCCAAGAAGAACCGAAAAGTAACCTTCGCAGTAGCACAAGGTTACCCAAGTCACCCAGACAGATTCACTACAAGTGTTCAGGTCctgagtagagagagtctgactggacgttgttactgggaggtggagaAAGGTACGGGAGGAgttttagtagtagtagcataCAAAGACAAAAACCTTGTGGAtaaaacatttggaaataaTGACACGTCTTGGGCATTAGGTGTTTTCAAAAGTCGTTATGAATTCAAACATAACAATATCACAACGTCTCTCTCAGGTCCTCTGTCCTCCAGAGTCGGAGTGTACCTGGATCACACTGCAGGTAATCTGTGCTTCTTCAGCATCTCTGAAACCTtgactctcctccacagagtccGGACCACGTTCACTCAGCCGCTCTATGCTGGATTACTTGTTAATGGTCCCATTGGAAACACTGCTGAGATGTTCTGA